From the genome of Bactrocera oleae isolate idBacOlea1 chromosome 2, idBacOlea1, whole genome shotgun sequence, one region includes:
- the LOC106622906 gene encoding general odorant-binding protein 84a isoform X1 yields MSNCNVLVTLPFTIMLLYCSIMMSVQDRAKDNGDIFVQHKEQRECVAPIIVQSNGSFSSEGTDVMHICNNSFSIPNDYIVQFNTNGALSDTVDKTGMCFIRCYFEKASLIKNWQLNRDLIMQTMWPIKADSIEFCELESKQEMNACVRSYAIAKCLMKRGFEDTCNHTVA; encoded by the exons ATGAGTAATTGTAATGTACTTGTGACGTTACCGTTTACGATAATGCTGCTTTATTGTAGCATTATGATGTCGGTACAGGATCGCGCCAAGGATAATGGTGACATTTTTGTGCAACACAAGGAGCAGCGGGAATGTGTTGCACCAATTATTGTCCAATCTAATGGCAGCTTCAGCAGTGAGGGCACGGATGTGATGCATATATGCAATAATAGTTTTTCCATACCAAACG ATTATATTGTGCAATTCAATACGAATGGCGCCCTGTCAGATACAGTTGACAAAACGGGCATG TGTTTCATACGATGCTACTTTGAAAAAGCATCGTTGATTAAAAACTGGCAATTGAATAGGGACTTGATAATGCAAACTATGTGGCCGATAAAAGCAGATTCAATTGAGTTTTGTGAACTAGAATCAA AACAAGAAATGAACGCTTGTGTACGTAGTTATGCCATCGCAAAATGTTTGATGAAACGTGGTTTTGAAGATACCTGCAATCATACTGTTGCCTAA
- the LOC106622906 gene encoding general odorant-binding protein 84a isoform X2 — translation MMSVQDRAKDNGDIFVQHKEQRECVAPIIVQSNGSFSSEGTDVMHICNNSFSIPNDYIVQFNTNGALSDTVDKTGMCFIRCYFEKASLIKNWQLNRDLIMQTMWPIKADSIEFCELESKQEMNACVRSYAIAKCLMKRGFEDTCNHTVA, via the exons ATGATGTCGGTACAGGATCGCGCCAAGGATAATGGTGACATTTTTGTGCAACACAAGGAGCAGCGGGAATGTGTTGCACCAATTATTGTCCAATCTAATGGCAGCTTCAGCAGTGAGGGCACGGATGTGATGCATATATGCAATAATAGTTTTTCCATACCAAACG ATTATATTGTGCAATTCAATACGAATGGCGCCCTGTCAGATACAGTTGACAAAACGGGCATG TGTTTCATACGATGCTACTTTGAAAAAGCATCGTTGATTAAAAACTGGCAATTGAATAGGGACTTGATAATGCAAACTATGTGGCCGATAAAAGCAGATTCAATTGAGTTTTGTGAACTAGAATCAA AACAAGAAATGAACGCTTGTGTACGTAGTTATGCCATCGCAAAATGTTTGATGAAACGTGGTTTTGAAGATACCTGCAATCATACTGTTGCCTAA
- the Dtwd2 gene encoding tRNA-uridine aminocarboxypropyltransferase 2, translating into MVKKLFFGKFIMENSNPMLEECCEDLFGIRLDPPDRRDKCDNCKRPAVVCWCQSLPNPPIDINSSIVILQHPAEEKRSLRTALMLQLGVTPGKCVVYKGKRFPSPKNQTELEPILNSPNSLLLYPSKDSVPIENLCSQITEPSEDAHFTLVLIDGTWPQAKAIYASSPILHRMRQVKLIAAGNSDYIIRTQPTEGCLSTLETAAQALSILEQRSELRQLLVRPLHTLCKYQLDNGAVEHQSKEFRIKNQQYPKQIGKRLNRLLNYSTICRPEASEENVANRIDATMQQQQQKT; encoded by the exons TTGGCATACGTTTGGATCCCCCAGACAGGCGTGATAAATGTGATAATTGCAA GCGACCAGCTGTAGTCTGTTGGTGTCAATCATTACCAAATCCACCAATTGACATTAATTCTTCTATAGTTATACTCCAACATCCTGCCGAAGAGAAACGTTCGTTGCGCACAGCCTTAATGTTACAACTTGGTGTAACACCTGGAAAATGTGTGGTATATAAGGGAAAGCGTTTTCCATCTCCGAAAAATCAAACTGAGCTTGAACCAATATTAAACTCGCCAAATTCTTTACTCCTCTATCCCAGTAAAGATTCTGTGCCTATAGAAAATCTATGCTCACAGATAACAGAACCGTCTGAAGATGCACATTTTACATTAGTGCTTATCGATGGTACCTGGCCGCAAGCAAAAGCTATTTACGCCAGTAGTCCCATACTACATCGCATGCGACAAGTAAAACTCATAGCTGCGGGCAATAGTGATTACATTATACGTACACAACCCACCGAAGGCTGCCTCAGTACTCTTGAAACTGCTGCACAAGCTCTATCCATTTTGGAGCAACGTAGTGAGCTGCGACAATTATTAGTACGTCCGCTACATACGTTATGCAAGTACCAGTTAGATAATGGAGCTGTCGAACATCAGTCGAAAGAGTTTCGCATAAAAAATCAACAATATCCCAAACAAATTGGCAAGCGCCTGAATCGTTTGCTCAATTACAGCACAATCTGTAGACCCGAGGCGTCCGAAGAGAATGTGGCAAATAGAATCGATGCAACaatgcaacagcagcaacaaaaaacgtGA